One Kangiella geojedonensis DNA segment encodes these proteins:
- a CDS encoding zinc transporter ZntB: protein MEHYDISNKGGLITETDDAPRAYRWYRMNYSSDEDCQWLDENPLLNNLFKEQLLKAETRPVFYQDEESLLICLRGVNLNKNADPEDMISIRLWANNNTVITSCNRSSLSLQDIFKNLENDIGPKTPGEFLAVLIERLAIRIEDFFEQFEEQLDAQEDSIETADSRGLGTELGNLRRQAATVRRYLTPQKDALDKLSRAASPLLTEDLLEEMRDDRDKIARLLEDLELSRERSMALQEQLLAKIGYEQNNRLYVLAIISAIFLPLTFLSGLLGMNVAGLPGTQDSNAFWFVSGLCLLIAIGLMVWFKFKKWY from the coding sequence ATGGAACATTATGATATATCGAATAAAGGTGGGCTGATCACCGAAACCGATGATGCTCCAAGAGCCTACCGTTGGTATAGGATGAATTATTCATCTGATGAAGATTGCCAGTGGTTGGATGAAAACCCTCTGCTCAATAATTTATTTAAAGAGCAACTGTTAAAAGCAGAAACACGGCCTGTTTTTTATCAAGATGAAGAATCCTTATTGATCTGCTTACGTGGCGTTAATCTAAACAAGAATGCTGATCCAGAAGATATGATTTCGATACGTTTGTGGGCAAACAATAACACCGTGATCACCAGTTGCAATCGGTCGAGTTTATCGCTTCAAGATATCTTTAAAAACTTAGAGAATGATATCGGCCCTAAAACACCGGGAGAGTTCCTTGCTGTGTTGATTGAGAGGCTGGCTATTCGAATTGAGGACTTTTTTGAGCAGTTTGAAGAACAGTTGGACGCTCAAGAAGATAGCATCGAAACAGCTGATAGTAGGGGGCTTGGAACCGAGCTTGGTAATTTGCGTCGTCAAGCGGCCACCGTAAGACGTTACTTAACCCCACAAAAAGATGCGCTCGATAAACTAAGCCGAGCGGCTAGTCCATTGCTCACAGAGGACTTGCTGGAAGAAATGCGGGATGACCGTGACAAAATTGCACGTTTACTCGAAGATTTAGAGTTATCCCGAGAACGCTCCATGGCGTTACAAGAACAGTTATTAGCCAAGATTGGTTATGAGCAAAACAACCGTTTATACGTACTGGCCATTATTTCTGCAATTTTCTTGCCGCTGACGTTTCTTTCAGGTTTACTCGGAATGAACGTCGCCGGACTACCGGGAACGCAAGACTCTAACGCTTTCTGGTTTGTGTCGGGACTGTGTT